A genome region from Bombilactobacillus bombi includes the following:
- a CDS encoding HAD family hydrolase — protein sequence MKYEIVLFDIDDTLLTLESDGTWRKMFGWLLNEVGVQATDQNYQDFIDNNHRLWAQAENDEISTEAVFDNRFDLPFIQDCGVSAAELDVRFQEMQQHESTPTKGALECCQKLSQSLDLYTASNGKQKTQATRVQGSPLAPYLQKVFTSESVQTLKPKPEFFAKILQEIGVADKQKVLMVGDTYGEDVLGAHNFGIDSCWLNLKQEATPESNLCTYQVPDLGKLPALIM from the coding sequence ATGAAATATGAGATAGTTTTATTTGATATTGATGATACTTTATTGACATTAGAAAGTGATGGGACTTGGCGTAAAATGTTTGGCTGGCTATTAAATGAGGTAGGTGTTCAAGCAACAGATCAAAATTATCAAGATTTTATTGATAATAATCATCGTTTATGGGCCCAAGCAGAAAATGATGAAATCAGTACAGAAGCTGTTTTTGATAATCGCTTTGATTTGCCCTTTATTCAAGATTGTGGCGTGTCAGCAGCTGAGTTAGATGTTCGCTTTCAAGAGATGCAACAACATGAAAGTACACCTACTAAGGGCGCTTTAGAATGTTGTCAAAAGTTGAGTCAGTCCTTAGATTTGTATACGGCCTCTAATGGTAAACAAAAAACACAAGCAACTCGAGTTCAAGGCTCACCATTAGCACCATATTTACAAAAAGTTTTTACTTCTGAAAGCGTCCAAACCTTAAAGCCGAAGCCTGAATTTTTTGCGAAAATTTTGCAAGAAATTGGCGTTGCAGACAAGCAAAAAGTTCTCATGGTAGGCGATACTTATGGAGAAGATGTCTTAGGAGCGCATAATTTTGGGATTGATAGCTGCTGGTTAAATCTAAAGCAAGAAGCTACACCCGAATCGAATTTATGTACCTATCAAGTGCCGGATTTGGGTAAATTGCCCGCGTTAATTATGTAG
- a CDS encoding sulfite exporter TauE/SafE family protein, translating to MIATNSLLLMLITGLLAGILGAILGIGGGMIVTPILTVAMGLDIKYAIGASIIVVIATSSGATISFLKDEMLNLRVAMFLEIATTIGAVSGAALNGVIPKSILYILFGLLVLNSSYTMIKKLRGKTKTDTTENVHPDYLAQKLRLDGSYYDKATKEEVEYQVKNVPGGFLMMLIAGLASGLLGIGSGAFKVIAMDNIMKMPLKPSSATSNLMMGVTAAASATVYFFNGTIVPHIAVPLAVGVVFGAVVGSRIMQHLQPKVIRIIFIPILLYLGLQMLLKGFGVNI from the coding sequence ATGATTGCTACTAATAGTCTTTTGTTAATGTTGATTACAGGCTTATTAGCCGGAATTTTAGGTGCAATTTTAGGAATTGGTGGCGGCATGATTGTCACCCCGATTTTAACAGTGGCAATGGGTTTGGATATCAAATATGCCATTGGCGCTAGTATTATTGTTGTAATTGCTACTAGTTCGGGGGCGACGATTTCTTTTTTAAAGGATGAAATGCTTAATTTACGTGTGGCGATGTTCCTAGAAATTGCGACAACCATTGGTGCTGTCAGTGGAGCAGCTTTAAATGGAGTAATTCCAAAATCAATTTTGTATATTTTATTTGGATTATTAGTTTTAAATTCTAGCTATACCATGATTAAAAAATTACGCGGTAAAACCAAAACTGATACTACTGAGAATGTTCATCCAGATTATTTAGCTCAAAAATTACGTTTAGACGGTAGTTACTATGATAAGGCGACAAAAGAAGAAGTCGAATATCAGGTCAAAAATGTTCCTGGTGGCTTTTTGATGATGCTTATTGCAGGTTTAGCTAGTGGCTTATTAGGTATTGGTAGTGGGGCTTTTAAAGTGATTGCTATGGATAATATTATGAAAATGCCCCTGAAACCTTCAAGTGCCACGAGTAACTTAATGATGGGGGTAACTGCTGCGGCCAGTGCAACGGTATATTTCTTTAATGGGACGATTGTTCCACATATTGCAGTGCCTTTGGCTGTTGGCGTTGTGTTTGGTGCAGTAGTAGGTAGTCGTATTATGCAGCATTTACAACCAAAAGTAATTCGAATTATCTTTATTCCAATTCTGTTGTATTTGGGTTTGCAGATGCTTTTAAAGGGATTTGGGGTGAATATTTAA
- a CDS encoding SLC13 family permease, producing MKESIKIETIQFDKKSQLKLIFKFVLAALSCLFFVIPPFPGLTRPAMNYLGVFLLIIIFMMIHIVADYVVIILGLMLMVVVGVGSFREVFSLFGDTSFWNLIGIFGFSAGVINSGLLNRLTNKLFSIFPDTIVGQVTAIFISGLILSPLIPSVTAKMTLLASFAVVIAQQHGYAKSSKEAVALYIAMYLSGYVFGIAFSTGGTSAAIIVGMLEKQKLNFGSYLANSFVWLLLVALVFYLILLQMFKGDKNHQPQKTTTTTTKTEPMSKNEKFTMWVLIIALFFWIFGPIFNVPSYLVGVVALCAFLTQGTLSTKEFKSKISWDMVILITGFMETAQLLTDLHIDTWLANKMAPILGPVVNNIYIFIPVLCLLVVLVRTFVVSEVACMSIFYALFAESCAEVGINAFIILFITLVISQTWHTSYNQMGFDAAQAATDRSLVEYQDIQKFSWMYIVVCVVIFELSVPLWHLTGMIK from the coding sequence ATTAAGGAGTCGATAAAAATCGAAACTATACAGTTTGATAAAAAAAGTCAGCTAAAGCTGATTTTTAAGTTTGTTTTAGCAGCACTCTCTTGCTTATTCTTTGTAATTCCTCCTTTTCCAGGATTAACGCGACCAGCAATGAATTATCTCGGGGTATTTTTGTTAATTATTATTTTTATGATGATTCATATAGTTGCTGACTATGTCGTAATTATTTTAGGCTTAATGTTGATGGTCGTAGTAGGTGTTGGCAGTTTTCGTGAAGTTTTTAGTTTGTTTGGTGATACGTCTTTTTGGAATTTAATTGGTATTTTTGGATTTTCAGCCGGAGTAATTAATTCAGGCTTATTAAATCGCTTAACCAACAAGTTGTTTTCTATTTTTCCAGATACGATAGTAGGACAGGTAACGGCGATTTTTATCTCGGGTTTAATCTTAAGTCCTTTAATTCCGAGTGTGACTGCTAAAATGACCCTATTAGCTTCGTTTGCAGTAGTAATTGCCCAGCAGCATGGATATGCAAAATCTTCCAAAGAAGCTGTGGCATTATATATTGCAATGTATTTGTCAGGGTATGTTTTTGGAATCGCTTTTAGTACTGGTGGGACTTCAGCAGCGATAATTGTGGGAATGTTAGAAAAACAAAAACTTAATTTTGGTAGTTATTTGGCTAATTCTTTTGTATGGTTATTATTAGTTGCACTGGTATTTTATTTGATTTTATTACAAATGTTTAAGGGTGATAAAAATCATCAACCACAAAAAACTACCACCACAACAACTAAGACAGAACCGATGTCCAAAAATGAAAAATTTACCATGTGGGTTTTGATTATTGCTTTATTTTTCTGGATATTTGGACCAATATTTAATGTTCCTTCTTATTTGGTAGGTGTGGTAGCTTTGTGTGCCTTTTTAACTCAGGGAACATTATCGACAAAAGAATTTAAATCCAAAATTAGTTGGGATATGGTTATTTTAATTACTGGCTTTATGGAAACGGCGCAGTTATTAACCGATTTGCATATCGACACTTGGTTAGCTAATAAAATGGCGCCAATATTAGGACCAGTAGTGAATAATATTTATATATTTATTCCGGTTCTTTGTTTATTAGTTGTGTTGGTTCGTACTTTTGTGGTTTCTGAAGTTGCATGCATGAGTATCTTTTATGCTCTTTTTGCTGAATCATGTGCCGAAGTAGGAATTAATGCTTTTATTATTTTATTTATTACTTTGGTCATTTCACAAACTTGGCATACTTCATACAATCAGATGGGATTTGATGCTGCTCAAGCAGCAACAGATAGATCTTTAGTAGAATATCAAGATATTCAAAAGTTCTCTTGGATGTATATTGTTGTTTGTGTGGTGATATTTGAGTTAAGTGTGCCTTTATGGCATTTAACAGGGATGATTAAATAG
- the nrdF gene encoding class 1b ribonucleoside-diphosphate reductase subunit beta translates to MVETYYKAINWNEIEDQIDKATWEKLTEQFWLDTRIPLSNDRDDWRTLSEVEHTLVGHVFGGLTLLDTLQSQDGIDQLRKDIRTQEETAVFNNIQFMESVHAKSYSSIFSTLNTAEEIDEIFDWTNHNQYLQHKAEVINDIYQNGKPLEKKVASVFLETFLFYSGFYTPLYYLGNNKLTNVAEIIKLIIRDESVHGTYIGYKFQLGFNELDKDEQQKLQDWMYDLLYRLYDNEEKYTSVLYDEIGWTDEVNNFLRYNANKALMNLGQNPLFADGNAENVNPIVMNGLSTGTNNHDFFSQVGNGYLLGKVSAMKDSDYNIGLDDK, encoded by the coding sequence ATGGTTGAAACATATTATAAAGCAATTAATTGGAATGAAATTGAAGATCAAATCGATAAAGCTACCTGGGAGAAGTTAACCGAACAATTCTGGCTAGATACTCGTATTCCTCTTTCTAATGATCGTGATGATTGGCGGACATTATCCGAAGTCGAACATACTTTAGTCGGACATGTTTTTGGCGGCTTAACTTTGTTAGATACCTTACAATCTCAAGATGGAATTGACCAATTACGTAAAGACATTCGTACTCAAGAAGAAACGGCTGTTTTTAATAATATTCAATTTATGGAATCTGTCCATGCTAAAAGTTACTCTTCAATTTTCAGCACTTTAAATACTGCCGAAGAAATTGACGAAATTTTTGATTGGACCAATCATAATCAATATTTGCAACATAAAGCAGAAGTTATTAATGACATTTATCAAAATGGCAAACCTTTAGAAAAAAAGGTGGCATCTGTCTTTTTAGAAACCTTTTTATTCTATTCTGGATTTTATACACCTCTTTATTACCTGGGAAATAATAAATTAACCAATGTCGCAGAAATTATCAAACTAATTATTCGTGACGAGTCGGTTCACGGCACATATATCGGTTATAAATTCCAACTCGGTTTTAACGAACTGGATAAAGACGAGCAGCAAAAATTACAAGATTGGATGTATGATTTACTCTATAGGCTTTATGACAATGAAGAAAAATATACGTCTGTCTTGTATGATGAAATTGGCTGGACAGATGAAGTGAATAACTTTCTTCGTTATAACGCCAATAAAGCTTTGATGAACTTAGGCCAAAACCCATTATTTGCTGATGGTAATGCAGAAAACGTCAATCCAATTGTGATGAACGGATTGTCTACTGGTACCAATAACCACGACTTCTTCTCTCAAGTTGGTAATGGTTACTTATTAGGTAAAGTCTCTGCTATGAAAGATTCCGATTATAATATTGGCTTAGATGATAAGTAG
- a CDS encoding DUF1634 domain-containing protein, which translates to MNKQEMNEIELIIGKILRVGVIISVTVMIVGMVLLLIKGDGGYGSHFPTTFAAIGRGLVQFKPDAILMLGVFLLILTPVLRVIVSIYAFFKEQDYLYVYITVFVLIILVGAMIAGYWIGK; encoded by the coding sequence ATGAACAAACAAGAAATGAATGAAATTGAATTAATTATCGGTAAGATTTTGCGTGTTGGTGTTATTATTTCAGTAACAGTAATGATTGTTGGCATGGTGCTGTTATTAATTAAGGGTGATGGCGGTTATGGCAGCCATTTTCCTACTACTTTTGCTGCAATTGGTCGCGGTTTAGTACAATTTAAACCCGATGCTATTTTAATGTTAGGTGTCTTTTTGTTGATATTAACTCCAGTGTTACGGGTTATAGTTTCTATTTATGCTTTTTTTAAGGAACAAGATTATTTATATGTTTATATTACCGTTTTTGTCTTAATCATTTTAGTAGGAGCCATGATTGCTGGTTATTGGATTGGCAAATGA
- a CDS encoding exodeoxyribonuclease III, translating to MEYQFISWNIDSLNAALTGKSPRSDLTRAVLQKIVQLHPTVLAIQETKLSADQNKVKKLLQLLTDYFPNYAVEYRISEPPARKGYAGTMMLYLKSLPQPQVTFPHIGAPEPTDDEGRMITLEFPEFFVTTVYTPNAGQDLNRLALRQEWDDCYRQYLTQLDQQKPVLACGDFNVAHEEIDLAHPQNNHHSSGFTDEERKKFSQLLAAGFTDSFRYLYPQAQGFYQEQRSVYTWFPQRVRTSKQNNSGWRIDYWLVSNRLADKIEISEPLATGERQDHLPILLKFSM from the coding sequence ATGGAATATCAATTTATTAGTTGGAATATTGACTCCTTGAATGCAGCTTTAACTGGAAAAAGTCCTCGGAGTGACTTGACTCGAGCAGTTTTGCAAAAAATTGTTCAGCTACACCCTACAGTTTTAGCTATTCAAGAAACTAAATTATCTGCTGATCAAAATAAAGTGAAAAAGCTATTACAACTCTTAACGGATTATTTTCCAAATTATGCGGTAGAATATCGGATATCTGAACCACCAGCTCGTAAAGGTTATGCAGGAACTATGATGTTATATCTCAAGTCTTTGCCTCAGCCACAAGTCACTTTCCCACATATTGGAGCTCCTGAACCAACAGATGATGAAGGACGGATGATTACACTCGAATTTCCGGAATTTTTTGTCACGACTGTTTATACCCCTAATGCAGGACAAGATCTTAATCGTTTAGCCTTACGGCAAGAATGGGATGATTGTTATCGACAGTACTTGACTCAATTAGATCAGCAAAAGCCGGTCTTAGCTTGTGGAGATTTCAATGTTGCTCATGAAGAAATTGACCTAGCTCATCCACAAAATAACCATCATTCTTCTGGATTTACAGACGAAGAACGGAAAAAATTTTCACAATTGTTGGCAGCAGGTTTTACTGATAGTTTTCGGTATTTATATCCCCAAGCTCAAGGATTTTATCAAGAACAACGAAGTGTTTACACTTGGTTTCCCCAACGAGTACGAACCAGTAAGCAAAACAATTCTGGTTGGCGCATTGACTATTGGTTAGTTTCAAACCGTTTAGCTGATAAAATTGAAATTTCCGAGCCCTTAGCGACTGGAGAAAGACAGGATCATTTACCAATTTTATTAAAGTTTTCCATGTAA